One window of Papaver somniferum cultivar HN1 chromosome 9, ASM357369v1, whole genome shotgun sequence genomic DNA carries:
- the LOC113311690 gene encoding cytochrome P450 77A4-like: MDTWISSLSSSNHNLFFFTTISFLVSAMFFLKYLRSKVNLPPGPPGWPIVGNLFQFSRSGKQFFEYIKDLQQIYGPIFTIQMGTRTIVIITTPGLAHEALIEKGTILASRPKENSTKTIFSSNKFTVNSADYGPVWRSLRRNMVSEMLSSARLRGFYGVRVTAMDRLINRFKTEAESTQGVVSVIKNVRFAVFCILISLCFGVEMDEETIVNIDETMQSVLYTVMPRLDDYLPLLSPFYLKQRKKAKQVRENQIKTLVPFIERRRSSIANPELDTTEAKFSYLDTLFELKVEGRKSSMSNAELVTLCSEFLNGGTDTTSTAVEWGIARLIQNPEIQRKLYEDIKSTVGDRVVDEKDIPNLVYLNAFTKELLRKHPPTYFTLTHSVAEPVKLAGYDIPTYVGLEFFLTAIAEDPKHWSDPVQFNPDRFLSGKEDADLTGIRGVKMMPFGIGRRICPGMNMGTLHVNLIIARMVQAFEWCAPDDTTEIDFSEKLVFTVLMRNPLQAKIKPRV, encoded by the coding sequence ATGGATACTTGGATATCTTCTTTATCATCTTCAAACCACAACCTCTTCTTCTTTACAACAATATCATTTCTTGTATCAGCTATGTTCTTCTTGAAATATTTAAGGTCTAAGGTGAACTTGCCACCAGGACCTCCGGGATGGCCGATTGTAGGTAACTTGTTTCAGTTCTCTCGTTCGGGAAAACAGTTTTTCGAATACATAAAAGATTTGCAACAGATTTATGGACCCATATTCACTATACAAATGGGTACTCGAACCATCGTTATTATCACTACTCCTGGATTAGCACATGAAGCGCTAATCGAGAAGGGTACCATTTTAGCAAGCCGGCCAAAAGAGAATTCGACCAAAACCATTTTCAGTTCTAACAAGTTTACTGTTAACTCAGCTGATTATGGTCCAGTTTGGCGTTCTTTAAGACGTAACATGGTTTCTGAAATGTTGAGTTCAGCTCGGTTGAGAGGTTTTTACGGTGTCCGAGTTACTGCAATGGATCGACTCATTAACCGATTCAAGACTGAAGCTGAATCTACTCAAGGCGTTGTTTCGGTAATAAAGAATGTTCGTTTTGCTGTGTTTTGTATTCTCATCTCGTTGTGTTTTGGTGTAGAAATGGACGAGGAAACCATTGTAAACATTGATGAGACAATGCAATCCGTTTTGTACACGGTGATGCCGAGGTTAGACGACTACTTGCCACTTTTAAGTCCATTTTATCTTAAGCAacgtaagaaagctaaacaagtccgagaaaatcaaatcaaaaccctTGTTCCATTCATTGAGAGACGTAGATCATCTATAGCGAACCCTGAGTTGGATACAACTGAAGCTAAATTTTCTTATCTCGATACACTTTTTGAGCTCAAAGTTGAAGGACGTAAATCTTCAATGAGTAACGCAGAACTCGTTACACTATGTTCCGAGTTTCTCAATGGTGGAACCGACACTACATCGACTGCAGTTGAGTGGGGTATTGCTAGATTAATTCAAAACCCTGAGATTCAGCGAAAATTATATGAAGATATCAAATCAACAGTCGGTGATCGAGTGGTGGACGAAAAGGACATACCAAACTTGGTGTATCTTAATGCATTTACAAAAGAGTTACTACGCAAACACCCTCCGACGTATTTTACGTTAACACATTCAGTCGCAGAACCAGTGAAATTAGCGGGTTATGATATACCCACTTATGTAGGTCTTGAGTTTTTCCTGACCGCAATAGCTGAAGATCCGAAACATTGGTCTGACCCGGTGCAGTTTAACCCGGATAGATTCCTGTCTGGTAAAGAAGATGCGGATTTAACAGGTATAAGAGGAGTTAAGATGATGCCATTTGGTATTGGAAGAAGGATATGTCCGGGTATGAATATGGGTACGCTCCATGTGAATTTGATAATAGCCCGAATGGTTCAAGCATTTGAATGGTGTGCACCAGATGATACAACAGAGATAGATTTTTCTGAGAAGTTGGTATTTACAGTGCTCATGAGGAATCCTCTTCAAGCCAAGATAAAGCCGAGGGTTTAA